In Candidatus Zixiibacteriota bacterium, a single genomic region encodes these proteins:
- a CDS encoding M24 family metallopeptidase, producing MDAILAAKSDQAVELLRELDIDVWMIVVRESGACNDPSMPMVVGADVVWTSFFIFTKTGRKIALVGNFDAPIFERLGHFDEVKSYTKGVREDLLATLSSLHPKKIAVNYSLDYHMADGISHGLYMQLQKYLKGSLFEGMLVSSEKLLAELRAVKLDEEIERIATACDLTERLFGSLKRKIKAGMTGVEIYEFLKKKVISKGVEFSFPPAINIGTKSPLGHAMYSDDRLEPGEIFHIDFGVIYKGFCSDLQRLIYVLKEGETEPPEEVRKAFETVFGIIRETSRLAKPGTPGYRLDQTARRMLKEAGYPEYQHALGHQVGRFVHDGGTILGPRWERYGKSPYGKLSEGNVFTLELEIVLDGVGVIGLEEDVVVTAKRCKFLSKPQRRLICV from the coding sequence ATGGATGCTATCCTGGCCGCCAAGTCGGATCAGGCTGTAGAACTTCTCAGGGAACTCGATATCGATGTCTGGATGATTGTGGTACGTGAATCCGGCGCCTGCAACGATCCTTCCATGCCGATGGTGGTCGGTGCGGACGTGGTCTGGACATCATTTTTTATCTTCACCAAAACAGGGCGCAAAATCGCTCTGGTTGGGAATTTCGATGCCCCGATATTCGAAAGGCTGGGCCACTTCGACGAGGTTAAGAGCTATACCAAAGGAGTGCGCGAGGATCTTTTGGCCACCCTCAGCAGTCTTCATCCCAAAAAGATAGCAGTCAACTATTCGCTTGATTATCACATGGCCGACGGTATCAGCCACGGCCTGTATATGCAACTCCAAAAGTATCTTAAGGGATCGCTGTTCGAGGGGATGCTGGTCAGCTCCGAGAAGCTTCTGGCTGAACTGCGGGCTGTCAAGCTCGATGAGGAAATCGAGCGGATTGCCACTGCATGTGATCTCACGGAAAGGCTTTTTGGGTCGCTAAAGCGAAAGATCAAAGCCGGCATGACCGGTGTCGAAATCTACGAATTCTTAAAAAAGAAAGTAATCTCAAAAGGTGTCGAGTTCTCATTTCCCCCGGCGATCAATATCGGCACCAAGTCACCTCTGGGGCATGCCATGTACTCTGACGACCGGCTCGAACCGGGGGAGATCTTTCATATCGATTTCGGTGTCATCTACAAGGGTTTCTGCTCCGACCTGCAGAGATTGATATACGTCCTCAAAGAAGGCGAAACGGAGCCTCCCGAGGAAGTCCGTAAGGCATTCGAGACGGTGTTCGGAATCATCCGCGAAACCTCCCGGCTGGCCAAACCGGGAACGCCCGGCTATCGTCTTGACCAGACCGCCCGCCGGATGCTCAAGGAGGCCGGCTACCCCGAGTACCAGCACGCGCTCGGACACCAGGTGGGACGTTTCGTGCATGACGGCGGAACTATCCTGGGACCGCGCTGGGAACGTTACGGCAAGAGCCCCTACGGCAAGCTGAGCGAGGGCAATGTCTTCACGCTCGAACTGGAGATAGTCCTGGATGGTGTCGGTGTGATCGGGCTCGAGGAGGATGTAGTCGTGACTGCTAAACGATGCAAGTTCCTGTCCAAACCGCAAAGGAGACTGATTTGTGTTTAA